A region of Dioscorea cayenensis subsp. rotundata cultivar TDr96_F1 chromosome 5, TDr96_F1_v2_PseudoChromosome.rev07_lg8_w22 25.fasta, whole genome shotgun sequence DNA encodes the following proteins:
- the LOC120262268 gene encoding glycosyl hydrolase 5 family protein-like — protein sequence MKFFNILLLPLVFLSPTFHICNHQASALPLSTDGRWIINEAGRRVKLACVNWPGHVDTMVIEGLNKQPVDAITAKISSLGFNCVRLTYASYMLTNETSNNITVRDSLHSNGLNESVASISVHNPEIIDLLLIDTFKAVVDSLARNNVMVILDNHISKPEWCCGREDGNGFFGDLYFNPDEWIKGLTKMAMTFNGVTNVIGMSLRNELRGPRENTIDWFKYMQRGAEAVHEANKNVIVIMSGLNFDTDLTFLINQTVNLSFQGKHAFEVHWYSFSNPGEWNSGNPNQVCKHIAGNVMRKAGFLLGQGFPLFMSEFGIDQRGLNIEDNRYLPCVLSILAKLDMDWALWTLQGSYYTRQGQIGTDETYSVLSYDWISVRNQTFLTLLSSLQSPLRGPGIEEVTRYKMIYHPLTGKCVLSANVGNPVMLGPCNKTEAWFYNEVELALMKGSLTFCIEAYGDGQAAKLGIICGGPSSKWSMISSSMMQLSSQLVTSGNNTLCLDVGSDGRTLVTNQCLCLDGSPKCDPESQWFKLVTSTRKTISMNS from the exons ATGAAATTCTTCAATATTCTCCTCCTCCCCCTCGTCTTCCTCTCCCCTACCTTTCATATCTGTAATCACCAAGCGAGCGCCTTGCCACTCTCTACTGATGGCCGGTGGATCATCAATGAGGCTGGTCGAAGGGTTAAGCTGGCTTGCGTCAACTGGCCAGGCCATGTTGATACTATGGTGATAGAAGGACTCAACAAACAACCTGTGGATGCAATCACTGCAAAGATTAGCTCTTTAGGATTCAACTGTGTTAGGCTCACCTATGCTAGTTACATGCTCACAAATGAGACTAGCAACAACATCACAGTCAGGGATTCTCTTCACAGCAATGGTCTTAATGAATCAGTGGCATCCATTAGTGTTCATAACCCAGAGATCATTGACCTCCTACTCATTGACACATTCAAG GCTGTGGTTGATAGCTTAGCAAGGAACAATGTAATGGTAATATTAGACAACCATATTAGCAAGCCAGAATGGTGTTGTGGAAGAGAAGATGGCAATGGATTCTTTGGAGATTTGTATTTCAACCCTGATGAATGGATTAAAGGGTTGACAAAGATGGCAATGACGTTCAATGGTGTCACTAATGTCATTGGCATGAGCTTAAGGAATGAGCTCAGAGGTCCTCGAGAAAACACTATCGACTGGTTCAA ATACATGCAGAGAGGAGCAGAGGCAGTGCATGAAGCAAACAAGAATGTTATTGTTATAATGTCAGGACTAAACTTTGACACTGATCTGACATTTCTAATTAACCAGACAGTGAATCTAAGCTTTCAAGGAAAGCATGCATTTGAGGTTCATTGGTATAGCTTCAGCAATCCTGGAGAATGGAATTCTGGCAACCCAAACCAAGTATGTAAACATATAGCAGGCAATGTAATGCGAAAAGCCGGTTTCCTACTAGGCCAAGGCTTTCCCTTGTTTATGAGTGAGTTTGGTATTGATCAGCGGGGACTGAACATTGAGGATAACAGATATTTGCCTTGTGTTTTATCGATCCTCGCCAAACTTGATATGGACTGGGCTCTATGGACATTGCAAGGAAGCTACTACACAAGGCAAGGCCAAATTGGCACTGATGAGACTTACTCAGTATTATCCTATGATTGGATTAGTGTTAGGAATCAAACCTTCTTGACACTACTTTCATCACTTCAGTCTCCATTGAGAG GACCTGGAATTGAGGAGGTTACACGGTACAAAATGATATACCACCCATTGACAGGAAAGTGTGTGTTGAGTGCCAATGTTGGAAATCCAGTGATGTTGGGGCCTTGCAATAAAACGGAAGCATGGTTTTACAATGAAGTAGAGTTGGCATTAATGAAAGGATCATTAACTTTTTGCATTGAAGCTTATGGAGATGGACAAGCAGCAAAACTTGGGATCATTTGTGGAGGACCTAGTTCAAAATGGAGCAtgatttcttcttcaatgatgcaGCTTTCTTCCCAGCTGGTGACTTCTGGTAACAATACTTTGTGCTTGGATGTTGGATCTGATGGCCGAACTCTTGTAACAAATCAATGTTTATGCTTGGATGGGAGCCCTAAGTGTGATCCTGAGTCTCAATGGTTTAAGCTGGTCACTAGCACAAGGAAAACCATTAGCATGAATAGTTAG